A section of the Streptomyces sp. NBC_00178 genome encodes:
- a CDS encoding response regulator, with protein MVQKAKILLVDDRPENLLALEAILSALDQTLVRASSGEEALKALLTDDFAVILLDVQMPGMDGFETAAHIKRRERTRDIPIIFLTAINHGPHHTFRGYAAGAVDYISKPFDPWVLRAKVSVFVELYMKNCQLREQAALLRLQLEGGAHQGADEKEPAGLLAELSARLAAVEEQAEALSKQLDDESADAAAVATAAHLERKLTGLRRALDALEPGTGGSTAALPTQS; from the coding sequence ATGGTGCAGAAGGCCAAGATCCTCCTGGTCGATGACCGGCCGGAGAATCTGCTGGCGCTGGAGGCCATCCTCTCTGCGCTCGATCAGACACTGGTGAGGGCATCGTCAGGGGAGGAAGCGCTCAAGGCGCTGCTCACGGACGATTTCGCGGTCATTCTGCTGGACGTGCAGATGCCCGGGATGGACGGGTTCGAGACGGCCGCGCACATCAAGCGCAGGGAGCGGACCCGGGACATCCCGATCATCTTCCTGACGGCGATCAACCACGGTCCGCACCACACCTTCCGGGGTTACGCGGCGGGTGCGGTGGACTACATCTCGAAGCCGTTCGACCCCTGGGTGCTCCGCGCCAAGGTCTCGGTCTTCGTCGAGCTCTACATGAAGAACTGCCAGCTGCGCGAGCAGGCTGCGCTGCTGCGGCTCCAGCTCGAGGGCGGCGCGCACCAGGGCGCCGACGAGAAGGAGCCCGCCGGTCTCCTCGCCGAGCTCTCCGCGCGGCTCGCCGCCGTCGAGGAGCAGGCCGAGGCGCTCTCCAAGCAGTTGGACGACGAGTCGGCGGACGCCGCCGCCGTGGCGACCGCGGCCCACCTGGAGCGCAAGCTCACGGGGCTGCGCCGGGCGCTGGACGCCCTCGAACCGGGCACGGGCGGGTCCACCGCCGCGCTGCCCACCCAGAGCTGA
- a CDS encoding DNA translocase FtsK: MASRTSGKGSLGTAGTAKRAGRTQGPAKKAAPAKKAAAKKTVPAKKAPARKAAVKRPAPKPAPSPTGGLYRLVRALWLGTAHGVGAVFRSIGRGAKGLDPAHRKDGLALLLLGLALVVAAGTWSHLKGPVGDLVEMLVTGAFGRLDLLVPILLGAVAVRLILYPEKPEANGRIVIGLSALVVGVLGQVHIACGSPGREDGTAAMQDAGGLIGWGASQPLVFTMGEVLAVPLLLLLTVFGLLVVTATPVNAIPRRLRQLGERLGILDPVYVPGDEDASDDERYDEQWRDGLPERTRKAARGPEGDGAYDPDDAEGQALAKRRRPRRHSAQPAMNRDMDAVDVAAAAAAALDGAVLNGMPPSPVVADLTQGVFADRERTGTPVPGARSAEKTAADGEGARKPGQAGGAVPDLTKPAPERTEALPARAEQLQLSGDITYSLPSLDLLERGGPGKTRSAANDAVVASLTNVFTEFKVDAAVTGFTRGPTVTRYEVELGPAVKVERITALTKNIAYAVASPDVRIISPIPGKSAVGIEIPNSDREMVNLGDVLRLADAAEDDHPMLVALGKNVEGGYEMANLAKMPHVLVAGATGSGKSSCINCLITSVMVRATPEDVRMVLVDPKRVELTAYEGIPHLITPIITNPKKAAEALQWVVREMDLRYDDLAAYGYRHIDDFNHAVRTGKAKAPEGSERELSPYPYLLVIVDELADLMMVAPRDVEDSIVRITQLARAAGIHLVLATQRPSVDVVTGLIKANVPSRLAFATSSLADSRVILDQPGAEKLIGKGDGLFLPMGANKPTRMQGAFVTEDEVAAVVQHCKDQMAPVFRDDVTVGTKQKKEIDEDIGDDLDLLCQAAELVVSTQFGSTSMLQRKLRVGFAKAGRLMDLMESRNIVGPSEGSKARDVMVKPDELDGVLAVIRGETAS, from the coding sequence ATGGCCTCACGTACGTCCGGCAAGGGTTCCCTGGGCACGGCGGGCACCGCGAAGCGCGCCGGCCGTACCCAGGGACCGGCGAAGAAAGCCGCGCCAGCCAAGAAGGCGGCGGCGAAGAAGACGGTGCCCGCGAAGAAGGCCCCCGCCCGCAAGGCGGCGGTGAAGAGGCCCGCGCCCAAGCCCGCACCGTCGCCCACCGGTGGGCTGTACCGGCTCGTCCGCGCGCTCTGGCTCGGCACGGCCCACGGCGTGGGAGCGGTCTTCCGTTCCATAGGGCGCGGTGCGAAGGGACTTGACCCCGCCCACCGCAAGGACGGCCTCGCCCTCCTGCTCCTCGGTCTCGCCCTCGTCGTGGCCGCGGGTACCTGGTCCCACCTCAAGGGCCCCGTCGGCGACCTGGTCGAGATGCTCGTCACCGGGGCGTTCGGGCGCCTGGACCTGCTGGTGCCGATACTGCTGGGCGCCGTCGCGGTGCGCCTCATCCTCTATCCCGAGAAGCCCGAGGCCAACGGCCGCATCGTGATCGGGCTCTCGGCCCTCGTCGTGGGCGTGCTCGGCCAGGTCCACATCGCCTGCGGTTCGCCGGGCCGCGAGGACGGCACGGCCGCGATGCAGGATGCGGGCGGGCTGATCGGCTGGGGCGCCTCGCAGCCGCTCGTCTTCACCATGGGCGAGGTCCTCGCGGTCCCGCTGCTGCTCCTCCTGACGGTCTTCGGCCTCCTCGTCGTCACCGCCACCCCCGTCAACGCCATCCCGCGGCGGCTGCGGCAGCTCGGCGAGCGGCTCGGCATCCTCGACCCTGTGTACGTGCCCGGCGATGAGGACGCGAGCGACGACGAGCGGTACGACGAGCAGTGGCGCGACGGCCTGCCCGAGCGCACGCGGAAAGCGGCGCGCGGCCCGGAGGGCGACGGCGCGTACGACCCGGACGACGCCGAGGGGCAGGCCCTGGCCAAGCGGCGCCGTCCGCGCCGGCACTCGGCCCAGCCCGCCATGAACCGCGACATGGACGCCGTCGACGTGGCGGCCGCAGCCGCGGCGGCCCTGGACGGGGCCGTGCTCAACGGCATGCCGCCCTCCCCGGTCGTGGCCGACCTGACGCAGGGCGTCTTCGCCGACCGCGAGCGGACCGGGACGCCCGTTCCCGGAGCCCGGTCCGCCGAGAAGACGGCCGCCGACGGCGAGGGCGCGCGGAAGCCGGGCCAGGCCGGCGGAGCCGTCCCCGACCTGACCAAGCCCGCTCCCGAACGCACCGAGGCGCTGCCCGCGCGTGCCGAGCAGCTCCAGCTCTCCGGCGACATCACCTACTCCCTGCCCTCGCTCGACCTCCTGGAGCGCGGCGGTCCCGGCAAGACGCGGAGCGCCGCCAACGACGCCGTCGTCGCCTCGCTGACCAACGTCTTCACGGAGTTCAAGGTCGACGCGGCCGTCACCGGCTTCACGCGCGGCCCGACGGTGACCCGCTACGAGGTGGAACTCGGCCCCGCCGTCAAGGTCGAGCGGATCACCGCCCTCACCAAGAACATCGCCTACGCGGTCGCCAGCCCGGACGTACGGATCATCTCGCCGATCCCCGGCAAGTCCGCCGTGGGCATCGAGATCCCCAACTCCGACCGGGAGATGGTCAATCTCGGCGACGTCCTGCGCCTCGCGGACGCCGCCGAGGACGACCACCCCATGCTCGTCGCGCTCGGCAAGAACGTCGAGGGCGGCTACGAGATGGCCAATCTGGCGAAGATGCCGCACGTCCTGGTGGCCGGTGCGACGGGTTCCGGAAAGTCCTCGTGCATCAACTGCCTGATCACCTCGGTCATGGTCCGGGCGACGCCGGAGGACGTCCGGATGGTGCTCGTGGACCCCAAGCGGGTCGAGCTCACCGCCTACGAGGGCATTCCGCACCTCATCACGCCCATCATCACGAACCCGAAGAAGGCAGCCGAGGCGCTGCAGTGGGTCGTGCGGGAGATGGACCTGCGCTACGACGACCTCGCGGCGTACGGCTACCGGCACATCGACGACTTCAACCACGCCGTGCGCACCGGCAAGGCCAAGGCGCCGGAGGGGAGCGAGCGCGAGCTGTCGCCCTATCCGTACCTGCTGGTCATCGTCGACGAGCTCGCCGACCTCATGATGGTCGCCCCGCGCGACGTCGAGGACTCCATCGTCCGCATCACCCAGCTGGCCCGCGCCGCCGGCATCCATCTGGTGCTCGCCACGCAGCGTCCCTCCGTCGACGTCGTCACCGGTCTGATCAAGGCGAACGTGCCCTCGCGGCTCGCCTTCGCCACCTCGTCGCTCGCCGACAGCCGGGTCATCCTCGACCAGCCCGGCGCGGAGAAGCTCATCGGAAAGGGTGACGGGCTGTTCCTGCCCATGGGGGCGAACAAGCCGACCCGGATGCAGGGCGCCTTCGTCACCGAGGACGAGGTCGCGGCGGTCGTGCAGCACTGCAAGGATCAGATGGCGCCGGTCTTCCGTGACGACGTCACGGTCGGCACGAAGCAGAAGAAGGAGATCGACGAGGACATCGGCGACGACCTCGACCTGCTCTGCCAGGCGGCCGAACTGGTCGTCTCCACGCAGTTCGGCTCGACCTCGATGCTCCAGCGCAAGCTCCGGGTCGGCTTCGCCAAGGCCGGCCGGCTGATGGACCTCATGGAGTCACGCAACATCGTGGGTCCCAGCGAGGGTTCCAAGGCCCGCGATGTCATGGTGAAGCCGGACGAACTCGACGGGGTGTTGGCCGTCATTCGTGGGGAAACCGCTTCGTAA
- a CDS encoding helix-turn-helix domain-containing protein: MSIGNSPEDDRPSIGRALHQARIAAGLTVEEVSSSTRVRIPIVHAIEEDDFSRSGGDVYARGHIRMLARAVGLDPDPMIEQFDAEHGGRPAPTPAAPLFEAERIRSEPRRPNWTAAMVAAIVAVIGFVGFTLFSGDDEGPGAAQVAEGSTPDKTTPKPTPSKPADPKPAPSESAIAAAPRDKVTVKLSATEGKSWISAKDHNGRLLFDGLLLEGDSKTFQDKERVDLVLGDAGAIELFVNGKKVEDQFEQGQVERLSYTKGDPEVG, from the coding sequence GTGTCCATCGGCAACTCTCCCGAAGACGACCGGCCTTCGATCGGTCGCGCGCTTCATCAGGCTCGTATCGCCGCAGGTCTGACGGTCGAGGAAGTCAGCAGCTCCACCCGGGTGCGCATCCCCATCGTGCACGCGATCGAGGAGGACGACTTCTCGCGCAGCGGCGGCGACGTCTACGCACGCGGCCACATCCGTATGCTCGCCCGCGCCGTCGGGCTGGACCCCGATCCGATGATCGAGCAGTTCGACGCCGAACACGGTGGCCGCCCCGCGCCCACCCCCGCGGCGCCCCTGTTCGAGGCGGAGCGGATCCGGTCCGAACCCCGTCGGCCCAACTGGACCGCGGCCATGGTGGCCGCGATCGTCGCCGTGATCGGATTCGTCGGCTTCACCCTCTTCAGCGGTGACGACGAGGGGCCGGGCGCGGCACAGGTCGCCGAGGGCTCGACCCCCGACAAGACCACTCCCAAGCCCACCCCGTCCAAGCCCGCCGATCCCAAGCCCGCCCCCTCCGAAAGCGCCATCGCCGCCGCTCCGCGCGACAAGGTGACGGTCAAGCTGAGCGCCACCGAGGGCAAGAGCTGGATCTCGGCCAAGGACCACAACGGACGCCTGCTGTTCGACGGGCTGCTGCTCGAGGGCGACTCCAAGACCTTCCAGGACAAGGAGCGGGTCGACCTCGTCCTCGGTGACGCCGGCGCGATCGAGCTCTTCGTCAACGGCAAGAAGGTCGAGGACCAGTTCGAACAGGGGCAGGTCGAACGGCTTTCCTACACCAAGGGTGACCCCGAGGTCGGCTGA
- the rimO gene encoding 30S ribosomal protein S12 methylthiotransferase RimO, which yields MPERRTVALVTLGCARNEVDSEELAGRLAADGWELVENATDADVAVVNTCGFVEAAKKDSVDALLEANDLKDHGRTQAVVAVGCMAERYGKDLAEALPEADGVLGFDDYADISDRLQTILNGGIHASHTPRDRRKLLPISPAERQDSAVALPGHAQEVAPAPADLPEGVAPVSGPRAPLRRRLGTSPVASVKLASGCDRRCTFCAIPSFRGSFISRRPSDVLGETRWLAEQGVKEVMLVSENNTSYGKDLGDIRLLESLLPELADVDGIERIRVSYLQPAEMRPGLIDVLTSTPKVAPYFDLSFQHSAPGVLRAMRRFGDTDRFLELLDTIRSKAPQAGARSNFIVGFPGETEADLAELERFLTGARLDAIGVFGYSDEEGTEAVGYENKLHADVIAERLAHISQLAEELTSQRAEERVGETLQVLVESVESEEDGPVAVGRAAHQAPETDGQVVFTAREGLVPGRMVEAKAVGSEGVDLVAEHHELVEAAR from the coding sequence ATGCCCGAACGCCGTACCGTCGCCCTTGTCACTCTCGGCTGCGCCCGTAACGAGGTGGACTCGGAGGAGCTTGCAGGCCGCTTGGCAGCGGACGGCTGGGAGCTCGTCGAGAACGCCACGGACGCCGATGTCGCCGTCGTCAACACCTGTGGATTCGTCGAAGCCGCCAAGAAGGACTCCGTCGACGCCCTCCTCGAAGCCAATGATCTGAAGGATCACGGCAGAACCCAGGCCGTCGTGGCCGTCGGCTGCATGGCCGAGCGCTACGGCAAGGACCTCGCCGAGGCGCTGCCGGAGGCCGACGGGGTGCTCGGCTTCGACGACTACGCCGACATCTCCGACCGCCTCCAGACCATCCTCAACGGCGGGATCCACGCCTCCCACACCCCGCGCGACCGGCGCAAGCTGCTGCCGATCAGCCCGGCGGAACGGCAGGACAGCGCCGTCGCGCTGCCCGGACACGCCCAGGAGGTCGCGCCGGCCCCCGCCGACCTGCCGGAGGGGGTGGCCCCCGTCTCCGGGCCGCGCGCCCCGCTGCGCCGCAGGCTGGGCACCAGCCCCGTCGCCTCCGTGAAGCTCGCGTCGGGCTGCGACCGGCGCTGCACGTTCTGCGCGATCCCCTCCTTCCGCGGTTCCTTCATCTCCCGTCGCCCCTCGGACGTCCTGGGGGAGACGCGCTGGCTCGCCGAGCAGGGCGTCAAGGAGGTCATGCTCGTCTCCGAGAACAACACCTCGTACGGCAAGGACCTCGGTGACATCAGGCTCCTGGAGAGCCTCCTGCCCGAGCTCGCCGACGTCGACGGGATCGAGCGGATCCGCGTCAGCTACCTGCAGCCCGCGGAGATGCGGCCGGGACTGATCGACGTACTCACCTCCACGCCCAAGGTCGCTCCCTACTTCGACCTCTCCTTCCAGCACTCCGCCCCCGGGGTGCTGCGCGCGATGCGGCGGTTCGGCGACACGGACCGGTTCCTCGAACTGCTGGACACCATCCGGAGCAAGGCACCCCAGGCGGGAGCCCGGTCCAACTTCATCGTCGGCTTCCCGGGCGAGACCGAGGCCGATCTCGCCGAGCTGGAACGCTTCCTCACCGGCGCACGCCTGGATGCCATCGGCGTCTTCGGTTACTCCGACGAGGAGGGCACCGAGGCCGTCGGTTACGAGAACAAGCTGCACGCGGACGTCATCGCGGAGCGCCTGGCGCACATCTCGCAGCTGGCCGAGGAACTGACCTCGCAGCGGGCCGAGGAGCGGGTCGGCGAGACCCTCCAGGTGCTCGTCGAGTCGGTCGAGTCGGAGGAGGACGGGCCGGTCGCCGTGGGCCGCGCGGCCCATCAGGCACCTGAAACGGACGGCCAGGTCGTCTTCACCGCACGCGAAGGGCTCGTGCCGGGCCGTATGGTCGAAGCGAAGGCAGTCGGCAGCGAGGGAGTGGACCTCGTGGCCGAACACCACGAGCTCGTGGAGGCAGCCAGATGA
- the pgsA gene encoding CDP-diacylglycerol--glycerol-3-phosphate 3-phosphatidyltransferase produces the protein MTQAPASAAGGSGATPAHRGGKLGAAAVNQAGLWNIANILTMVRLLLVPGFVVLLLHDGGFDPAWRSFAWAAFAIAMITDVFDGHLARTYNLVTDFGKIADPIADKAIMGAALISLSWLGDLPWWITAVILFRELGITLMRFWVIRHSVIPASRGGKMKTLAQGIAVGMYVLALTGPLATLRFWVMMAAVVLTVVTGLDYVRQAFVLRRLGLAAEHAAAAEAVAAAADGAGRGVCATDEPAAGATAVVEPLGEPVVGGRGAAEADR, from the coding sequence ATGACCCAAGCCCCGGCATCCGCGGCAGGCGGCTCCGGCGCGACGCCGGCGCACCGCGGCGGCAAGCTGGGCGCGGCGGCCGTCAACCAGGCCGGCCTGTGGAACATCGCGAACATCCTCACCATGGTGCGGCTGCTGCTCGTGCCGGGGTTCGTCGTGCTCCTCCTGCACGACGGCGGATTCGACCCGGCCTGGCGCTCGTTCGCCTGGGCCGCATTCGCCATCGCGATGATCACCGACGTCTTCGACGGCCATCTGGCCCGCACGTACAACCTGGTCACCGACTTCGGGAAGATCGCCGACCCGATCGCGGACAAGGCGATCATGGGTGCGGCGCTGATCAGCCTGTCGTGGCTGGGCGACCTGCCGTGGTGGATCACGGCCGTGATCCTCTTCCGCGAGCTGGGGATCACCCTCATGCGCTTCTGGGTCATCCGGCACTCGGTGATCCCTGCCAGCCGGGGCGGGAAGATGAAGACCCTCGCCCAGGGCATCGCCGTGGGGATGTACGTCCTGGCGCTCACCGGTCCCCTCGCCACCCTGCGCTTCTGGGTGATGATGGCCGCCGTGGTGCTGACGGTCGTCACCGGTCTCGACTACGTGCGCCAGGCATTCGTGCTGCGCAGGCTGGGCCTGGCGGCGGAACACGCGGCAGCCGCGGAGGCCGTAGCGGCGGCCGCGGACGGCGCCGGCCGGGGCGTCTGCGCCACGGACGAACCGGCTGCCGGAGCCACCGCCGTCGTGGAGCCGCTCGGTGAGCCCGTCGTGGGCGGCCGAGGCGCCGCCGAGGCCGACCGGTGA
- a CDS encoding CinA family protein → MTSDAARVLRRLGERGETLGVAESLTGGLVAAELTSVPGASRSFRGSVTAYATPLKRDVLGVDGALLDERGAVDPDVARAMAVGVRRILGADWGIATTGVAGPEPQDGKPVGTVFLAVAGPEGVPKVAALRLNGGRADIRRESVRTLLELLSGELGENARAQDTEQIGGN, encoded by the coding sequence GTGACCTCAGACGCGGCACGGGTGCTGCGGCGGCTCGGGGAGCGCGGTGAGACGCTCGGCGTCGCCGAGTCCCTCACCGGAGGTCTGGTGGCCGCGGAGCTCACCTCGGTGCCCGGGGCCTCGCGGAGCTTCCGCGGGTCCGTGACGGCGTACGCCACGCCCCTGAAGCGTGACGTGCTGGGCGTGGACGGGGCGCTCCTCGACGAGCGGGGTGCGGTGGACCCGGACGTCGCGCGGGCCATGGCCGTCGGTGTGCGCCGGATCCTGGGTGCGGACTGGGGCATCGCGACCACGGGCGTCGCCGGCCCCGAGCCCCAGGACGGCAAGCCGGTGGGGACCGTCTTCCTGGCCGTCGCCGGGCCGGAGGGCGTGCCGAAAGTGGCCGCACTGAGGTTGAACGGCGGCCGGGCGGACATCCGTAGAGAGAGTGTGCGGACCCTGCTCGAGCTGCTCTCCGGCGAACTCGGCGAAAATGCGAGGGCACAGGATACGGAACAGATCGGGGGGAATTGA
- a CDS encoding helix-turn-helix domain-containing protein — MILLRRLLGDVLRRQRQRQGRTLREVSSSARVSLGYLSEVERGQKEASSELLSAICDALDVRMSELMREVSDELSLAELAESAAATDAMAVPVRPMLNAVSVAGVPAGRVTIKAPAEAVDVVAA, encoded by the coding sequence ATGATTCTGCTCCGTCGCCTGCTTGGTGACGTGCTGCGTCGGCAGCGCCAGCGCCAAGGCCGTACTCTGCGCGAAGTCTCCTCGTCCGCCCGAGTCTCGCTCGGCTATCTCTCCGAGGTGGAGCGGGGGCAGAAGGAGGCATCCTCCGAACTGCTCTCCGCCATTTGCGACGCGCTGGACGTACGGATGTCCGAGCTCATGCGTGAAGTGAGCGATGAACTGTCGTTGGCCGAGCTCGCCGAATCGGCGGCGGCCACCGATGCGATGGCTGTGCCGGTACGCCCGATGCTGAACGCCGTCTCCGTCGCCGGAGTACCGGCGGGACGGGTGACGATCAAGGCACCGGCGGAAGCGGTGGACGTCGTCGCCGCCTGA
- a CDS encoding Dps family protein, translating into MSVVKSALSEGDRKVVGDALQGALVDLVDLSLVAKQVHWNVVGPRFRSVHLQLDEVVDTARQHSDTVAERASAVGVNPDGRSRTLAKTTAIDAVPEGWIKDGDAVRVLVDALRVVIDRMRERIEATDGPDPVSQDILITLTADLEKHAWMFQAESA; encoded by the coding sequence ATGTCTGTCGTGAAGAGCGCCCTGTCCGAAGGTGACCGCAAGGTCGTCGGCGACGCACTGCAGGGTGCGCTGGTGGACCTCGTCGACCTCTCCCTCGTGGCCAAGCAGGTCCACTGGAACGTGGTCGGCCCGCGATTCCGTTCCGTGCACCTCCAGCTCGACGAGGTCGTGGACACGGCCCGGCAGCACTCGGACACGGTGGCGGAGCGCGCCTCCGCGGTCGGCGTCAACCCCGACGGCCGCTCCCGGACCCTCGCCAAGACCACCGCCATCGACGCCGTCCCGGAAGGGTGGATCAAGGACGGGGACGCGGTTCGCGTGCTCGTCGACGCCCTGCGGGTCGTCATCGACCGCATGCGGGAGCGCATCGAGGCGACCGACGGGCCCGACCCCGTCAGCCAGGACATCCTGATCACGCTCACAGCGGATCTCGAGAAGCACGCGTGGATGTTCCAGGCCGAGAGCGCCTGA
- a CDS encoding CsbD family protein — MDKLKGKAKETTGKLTGDRRKEAEGKSDQAKAKAEGALGGVGERAKGVKDSLGDDK; from the coding sequence ATGGACAAGCTCAAGGGCAAGGCCAAGGAGACCACCGGGAAGCTCACCGGTGACCGCCGCAAGGAGGCCGAGGGCAAGTCCGACCAGGCCAAGGCCAAGGCGGAAGGCGCCCTGGGCGGGGTGGGGGAGCGCGCCAAGGGCGTGAAGGACTCCCTGGGCGACGACAAGTAG
- a CDS encoding Fpg/Nei family DNA glycosylase produces MPEGDTVLQAARRLDTALAGDVLTRFDLRVPRFATSDLTGRRVLGVVSRGKHLLTRIEEGFTLHSHLRMDGSWRVYGPGERWRGGPAFQIRAVLATADHTAVGYRLPVLELLRTEDEEQVVGHLGPDLLGPGWDPDAALRNLLADPARPVGEALLDQRNLAGIGNVYMCELCFMARVTPWLPMGEIPPPLATRLVSTAKQLLEANRDRPTRTTTGAVAAVSRGRVRERLFVYGRGDRPCLRCRTPIRRAERDDRPVYWCPRCQPGPTA; encoded by the coding sequence ATGCCCGAAGGTGACACGGTCCTGCAGGCCGCGCGGCGTCTCGACACCGCGCTGGCGGGTGATGTGCTGACCCGGTTCGATCTGCGGGTCCCCCGTTTCGCCACGTCCGACCTGACGGGCCGCAGGGTCCTGGGCGTCGTATCGCGGGGCAAGCACCTGCTCACCCGGATCGAGGAGGGCTTCACGCTCCACAGCCATCTGCGCATGGACGGCTCCTGGCGCGTCTACGGTCCCGGCGAGCGCTGGCGCGGTGGCCCGGCCTTCCAGATCCGCGCCGTGCTGGCGACGGCGGACCACACGGCCGTCGGCTACCGGCTGCCCGTGCTGGAACTGCTGCGGACCGAGGACGAGGAGCAGGTCGTCGGCCATCTGGGTCCTGATCTGCTGGGGCCCGGCTGGGACCCGGACGCCGCCCTGCGCAATCTGCTCGCGGACCCGGCACGTCCCGTGGGCGAGGCTCTGCTGGACCAGCGCAATCTCGCGGGCATCGGCAACGTCTACATGTGTGAGCTCTGCTTCATGGCCCGTGTGACGCCGTGGCTCCCGATGGGTGAGATCCCGCCGCCACTGGCCACGCGCCTCGTCAGCACGGCCAAGCAACTCCTGGAAGCCAATCGCGACCGGCCCACACGGACCACGACGGGCGCCGTCGCCGCCGTGTCGCGCGGCAGGGTGCGTGAACGCCTCTTCGTCTACGGGCGGGGCGACCGCCCCTGTCTGCGCTGCCGGACGCCCATCAGGAGGGCGGAGCGCGACGACCGGCCGGTCTACTGGTGCCCGCGGTGCCAGCCGGGGCCCACGGCTTAG